A single Sulfurimonas aquatica DNA region contains:
- a CDS encoding DsrE family protein → MNNIRLICLILILFLSNVNASEYKSVFDCSSSDAQYIASRISLIDKTIDMIENDGDSIKVALTLHGACVAMVSSSYEDITADEDLKYIQKAQERLISLSKRKNVEIVACAMSLNANAIEKEEVLPFIHISKNSFIDTIKYQNHGYALMTFK, encoded by the coding sequence ATGAATAACATAAGACTTATATGTCTCATTCTAATTCTATTTCTAAGCAATGTAAATGCTAGTGAGTACAAGTCAGTCTTTGACTGTAGCTCTTCTGACGCACAGTATATTGCAAGTCGCATCTCCCTTATTGACAAAACAATAGATATGATAGAGAATGATGGCGACAGTATTAAAGTTGCGCTAACGCTTCATGGGGCATGTGTAGCGATGGTTTCAAGCTCCTATGAAGATATAACTGCAGATGAAGATTTAAAGTATATTCAAAAAGCCCAAGAGAGGCTAATCTCTCTATCTAAAAGAAAAAATGTTGAAATAGTAGCTTGCGCAATGTCCCTAAACGCCAACGCAATAGAAAAAGAAGAAGTTCTTCCATTTATACATATCTCTAAAAATAGCTTTATTGACACCATAAAGTATCAAAATCATGGCTATGCTTTGATGACGTTCAAGTAA
- a CDS encoding MerR family transcriptional regulator, with product MEFKISELVAKSGTPKSTILYYIKEGLLPKAKKLKSNVHRYNDEHLELIKYIKYMKEEMGSTNEHIKIALKQKNNSFSSSYTMLAPLMQTLSSIPVNSQHFCKKEFIEYFDIDEVLLEELLQERILMPLSEDDFTQKEASVITLIENFKEVGVDYEILKEYVKQATKLAELELQMQKQLCDKKDEANFSTLWKIMFDTLFNTKEYIFNRSTYKVLYRTLKDELDNK from the coding sequence GTGGAATTTAAAATCTCTGAACTTGTAGCTAAGAGTGGTACACCAAAATCGACCATATTATATTATATAAAAGAGGGTCTTTTACCAAAGGCAAAAAAGTTAAAGTCAAATGTGCATAGATACAATGATGAGCATCTAGAACTCATCAAGTATATAAAATACATGAAAGAGGAGATGGGAAGTACTAATGAGCATATCAAAATAGCTCTTAAACAGAAAAACAACTCATTTTCTAGCTCATACACAATGCTCGCTCCTCTTATGCAGACTCTAAGTAGTATACCTGTTAACTCTCAACACTTTTGTAAAAAAGAGTTTATAGAGTATTTTGACATTGATGAAGTTTTACTTGAGGAGTTACTTCAAGAGCGGATTTTAATGCCTTTATCTGAAGATGATTTTACGCAAAAAGAGGCTTCAGTCATTACTCTCATAGAAAATTTTAAAGAGGTTGGCGTTGATTATGAGATACTCAAAGAGTATGTAAAGCAAGCTACAAAGTTAGCAGAACTGGAGCTTCAAATGCAAAAACAGTTGTGTGACAAAAAAGATGAAGCCAACTTTTCAACCCTTTGGAAAATAATGTTTGATACGCTTTTTAATACTAAAGAGTATATATTTAATCGCTCCACATATAAAGTACTTTACCGTACTTTAAAAGATGAACTTGATAATAAATAA
- a CDS encoding YifB family Mg chelatase-like AAA ATPase, protein MKSVYCATYEGFDAKIVEVESTLTKGLPSFSIVGMASTAITESKERVKSALLSNDFSFPPKRITFSLAPSELTKSGSQFDLSIALLILLNDADIDLQEWFIFGELGLDGNVKENVQLYPLLLSLANQSLIKKAIVPYEALAKLSKIPNIEFYGIKHIKEAVDILKNQQSATPSFASSEIEHPFYEINKEKYFYIKEYDYDFIDVKGQEVAKRAALIAAAGFHNIIYEGSPGCGKSMIANRLRYILPPMTTSEILDLAKLQVLDSKEADFKPQRAMQSVHHTSTSASVFGGGSHKAKIGEVGLSHNGILFFDELPHFSKSVLESLREPMQDKKIRISRVNSKVEYPANFLFVGAMNPCPCGNLLNANKECRCNELEIQRYKNRLSDPFLDRIDMNVVMQNVSASDISTISSKEMHKMVVAAHIFSKKRGQNTFNAHIEDSDISKYCILSKEADETLTMAVERFTLTFRGIKKVQKLARTIADLDESETIQKAHILEALSYRKR, encoded by the coding sequence ATGAAGTCTGTCTACTGTGCTACATATGAAGGTTTTGACGCAAAGATAGTTGAAGTGGAGTCTACTCTAACTAAGGGTCTTCCCTCTTTTTCTATAGTTGGGATGGCCTCTACCGCTATAACGGAGTCTAAAGAGAGAGTTAAATCCGCACTCTTAAGTAACGACTTCTCTTTTCCTCCTAAACGCATAACATTCTCGCTTGCTCCTTCTGAACTAACAAAGTCAGGCAGTCAGTTTGATTTGAGCATAGCCCTTCTAATTTTGCTTAATGATGCCGACATAGATTTACAAGAATGGTTCATATTTGGCGAACTAGGCCTAGATGGAAACGTCAAAGAAAATGTACAGCTCTATCCACTTCTTTTATCACTAGCAAATCAAAGCCTTATTAAAAAGGCTATCGTACCTTATGAAGCTCTTGCTAAACTCTCTAAGATACCTAATATAGAGTTTTATGGCATCAAACATATAAAAGAAGCCGTAGATATATTAAAAAACCAGCAGAGTGCAACTCCAAGCTTTGCTTCTAGCGAAATAGAGCACCCCTTCTATGAAATAAATAAAGAGAAATATTTTTATATCAAAGAGTATGACTATGATTTTATAGATGTGAAAGGGCAAGAAGTAGCAAAACGAGCAGCACTTATAGCTGCTGCTGGATTTCATAACATAATATATGAAGGGAGTCCAGGTTGTGGAAAAAGTATGATAGCAAATCGTTTAAGATATATACTCCCACCAATGACGACAAGTGAAATACTAGACTTAGCTAAACTACAGGTGCTAGATTCAAAAGAGGCTGATTTTAAACCTCAAAGAGCTATGCAGAGTGTACATCATACATCTACTTCAGCAAGTGTGTTTGGAGGTGGAAGCCATAAGGCAAAAATTGGCGAAGTGGGACTATCTCATAATGGAATACTTTTTTTCGATGAGCTACCTCACTTTTCTAAGAGTGTTTTGGAGTCTCTTAGGGAGCCTATGCAAGATAAAAAGATAAGAATATCTAGGGTAAACTCAAAAGTAGAGTATCCTGCAAACTTTTTGTTTGTAGGTGCTATGAATCCATGTCCATGCGGCAACTTGCTTAATGCCAATAAAGAGTGCCGATGTAACGAACTTGAAATACAGAGGTATAAAAATAGACTCTCAGATCCTTTTTTAGATAGGATAGATATGAATGTGGTGATGCAAAATGTAAGTGCAAGTGACATTTCTACCATAAGTTCTAAAGAGATGCATAAGATGGTAGTCGCAGCGCACATATTTTCTAAAAAAAGAGGGCAAAATACATTCAACGCGCATATAGAAGATAGTGATATATCAAAATATTGTATTTTATCTAAAGAAGCAGATGAAACCCTAACAATGGCGGTAGAGAGATTTACTCTAACGTTTAGAGGGATTAAAAAGGTACAAAAACTTGCACGAACCATTGCAGATTTAGATGAAAGCGAGACTATACAAAAGGCACATATACTAGAGGCCTTGAGTTATAGAAAACGCTAA
- a CDS encoding efflux RND transporter permease subunit — protein MYKISINRPIATLMYVITLVIFGYMSFKSMPSALFPNIDFPIVTVKTIYPGAESATVESQVTDKIEEALSRIGGVDSITSTSSEGASVVIVKFFLEREINEATNDVRDKVSAVLLPREAKTPLVSKLDIGGASVVNVFLTAKNDTVANLMLFADEKVKPTLQKINGVGGINIIGYKDREIKIYPDVNLLNKFGITITELNAIVARENVKIGGGKLVTATNEFTLKTKADALSVDELKNIQIKDNLRLKDVARVQDTLSDAKSYASYNGVEGIMLEVQKISGTNTIEIIQRVKEALPGLEKLAGDRFGVQALQDTSPFIVSSLEQVEFDLLYGTFLAVIIIFVFLRNFTITIVSALSIPVSIFGTIALMNYMGFDLNKMTLIGLTLSIGIIIDDAIVVLENIYKKMEAGMGKFEAAFEGTKEMAFAILAISAMLLAVFIPVANMSGIVGKFFESFAMTVGFAVVISFTIAMTLMPSMSARVLHKGESRFYNVTEPFFKLLEKIYDVLLKLVLRFKIITLILVIGIFVGSLSLFPKIGMDFIPKEDKAEFEVQLRAAAGISLEEMIVKSKKIEELIQEDKTVAFTTLSVGYNSVAEKNKALIYVKLVDKKDRVLNQEQIIQDFRDKFKPYQKDLFITAAQIPNIKGAGVSVPYQIILKSDSFDDLAVATKNLTEYLAQKKGFVDIDTNLDEGKPQIDINIIRENANRLGVSASQISQAISTAFSSDLEISYFEENGKQYNITLRFDDENRVSIEDIKKIQLRASNGQLVYLDGLVKFTQTKSLASIYHFDRQRQVTVYADLFGLDLGGAVNYTNEKIDSLMPAGVIYRFTGFAEEMVKTGQAFGAAIGLSVILMFIILAVLYESLIQPIIIMMALPLSIIGVMLALYISGQQFSLFVMIGFMLLMGMVGKNAVLLVDFANTAIKDGKDVNEALLEAGEKRLRPILMTTMAMIFAMIPLAMSTGLGSETNAPMAISVIGGLISSMILTLLVVPAIYKLINPIDRWLRKWYESGKVE, from the coding sequence ATGTATAAAATATCCATAAACAGACCCATAGCGACGCTCATGTACGTTATAACGTTAGTTATATTTGGCTACATGAGTTTTAAGTCTATGCCATCCGCTCTATTTCCAAATATTGACTTTCCTATTGTTACAGTTAAGACTATCTATCCAGGCGCAGAGTCAGCTACGGTTGAGTCTCAAGTAACCGACAAGATAGAAGAGGCGCTATCGCGTATTGGCGGGGTTGACAGTATTACCTCAACAAGTAGTGAAGGCGCTTCCGTCGTCATAGTAAAGTTCTTTTTAGAACGCGAAATAAACGAGGCGACAAATGACGTGAGGGACAAGGTGTCGGCCGTGCTTCTTCCTCGTGAAGCTAAAACGCCACTTGTTAGTAAGTTAGACATAGGTGGTGCGTCGGTCGTTAACGTTTTTCTAACTGCAAAAAATGACACTGTTGCAAATCTTATGTTATTTGCAGATGAAAAAGTAAAACCAACTCTTCAAAAAATCAATGGCGTTGGTGGAATAAATATCATTGGCTACAAAGATAGAGAGATAAAAATCTATCCAGACGTAAACTTGCTCAATAAGTTTGGTATTACCATCACTGAACTAAACGCAATTGTAGCTCGTGAAAACGTAAAAATCGGCGGAGGAAAACTCGTTACCGCGACAAATGAGTTTACGCTAAAAACAAAAGCGGACGCGCTAAGCGTAGATGAGTTAAAAAACATACAGATAAAAGACAACCTCAGACTCAAAGACGTTGCAAGAGTACAAGATACGCTCAGCGACGCAAAGAGTTATGCCTCATATAATGGAGTGGAGGGGATTATGCTCGAAGTGCAAAAAATCTCTGGCACAAATACTATAGAGATTATACAAAGAGTAAAAGAGGCTCTGCCTGGCTTAGAAAAACTTGCAGGAGATAGATTTGGCGTTCAAGCTCTTCAAGATACTTCTCCTTTTATTGTAAGCTCATTGGAGCAAGTTGAATTTGACCTTCTCTATGGTACGTTTCTAGCAGTTATCATTATCTTCGTTTTTTTACGTAACTTTACCATTACCATCGTCTCCGCTCTGTCTATTCCAGTCTCTATCTTTGGAACTATTGCGCTGATGAACTACATGGGTTTTGATTTAAATAAAATGACGCTTATTGGTCTTACTCTCTCTATAGGTATCATCATAGATGACGCCATCGTTGTACTCGAAAACATCTACAAAAAGATGGAAGCGGGCATGGGAAAATTTGAAGCTGCATTTGAAGGGACTAAAGAGATGGCGTTTGCCATTCTTGCTATCTCCGCTATGCTCCTAGCTGTTTTCATTCCAGTAGCAAATATGAGCGGTATAGTAGGAAAGTTCTTTGAGAGTTTTGCTATGACCGTTGGCTTTGCAGTTGTTATCTCTTTTACTATCGCTATGACGCTTATGCCAAGCATGAGCGCTAGAGTTCTTCATAAGGGAGAGAGTAGGTTTTATAACGTTACTGAGCCATTTTTTAAACTACTCGAGAAAATCTATGACGTTCTACTAAAGTTGGTTCTGAGATTTAAAATTATTACTCTTATTTTAGTTATTGGCATATTTGTTGGGAGTTTGAGTCTTTTTCCAAAAATCGGTATGGACTTTATTCCTAAAGAGGATAAAGCGGAGTTTGAAGTTCAACTAAGAGCTGCTGCAGGTATCTCTTTAGAGGAGATGATAGTAAAGTCTAAAAAGATTGAAGAGCTTATCCAAGAAGATAAAACAGTGGCATTTACAACTCTTAGCGTTGGATATAACAGTGTTGCAGAGAAAAATAAAGCACTCATCTATGTAAAACTTGTTGATAAAAAAGATAGAGTGCTTAATCAAGAGCAGATTATTCAAGATTTTAGAGATAAGTTTAAACCCTATCAAAAAGATCTATTTATAACTGCGGCACAGATTCCAAACATAAAAGGCGCTGGCGTTTCCGTTCCTTATCAGATAATCCTAAAATCTGACTCATTTGATGATTTAGCGGTTGCGACTAAAAACCTTACTGAGTATCTTGCACAGAAAAAGGGTTTTGTGGACATTGACACAAATCTTGATGAGGGAAAACCCCAAATTGACATAAACATCATCAGAGAAAATGCAAATCGTCTTGGCGTTTCCGCTTCACAGATCTCGCAAGCCATCTCTACCGCGTTTTCAAGCGATTTAGAGATTTCATACTTTGAAGAGAATGGTAAGCAGTACAACATTACCCTGCGTTTTGATGATGAAAACAGAGTAAGCATAGAAGATATCAAGAAGATTCAACTTCGCGCTTCAAATGGCCAACTTGTATATCTAGATGGTTTAGTGAAGTTTACGCAGACTAAATCTTTAGCGTCTATCTATCACTTCGATAGACAACGCCAAGTTACTGTATATGCTGACCTTTTTGGGCTTGACCTTGGAGGTGCTGTAAACTATACAAATGAGAAGATAGATTCTCTTATGCCTGCTGGCGTTATATATAGATTTACAGGTTTTGCCGAAGAGATGGTAAAAACGGGTCAAGCGTTTGGAGCTGCCATTGGTCTCTCAGTTATACTAATGTTCATCATTCTTGCAGTTTTATATGAGTCGCTCATACAGCCTATCATTATTATGATGGCGTTGCCTCTGAGTATTATTGGAGTTATGCTCGCGTTATACATAAGTGGGCAACAATTTAGTCTTTTTGTTATGATTGGATTTATGCTTCTAATGGGTATGGTTGGTAAAAACGCCGTACTACTTGTTGACTTTGCCAATACGGCGATTAAAGATGGTAAAGACGTAAATGAAGCGCTTCTTGAAGCGGGTGAAAAACGTCTTCGTCCAATCCTTATGACAACGATGGCAATGATATTTGCGATGATACCACTTGCAATGAGTACAGGTCTAGGAAGCGAGACAAACGCGCCAATGGCGATATCTGTTATAGGTGGGCTTATAAGTTCTATGATACTTACTCTTCTTGTAGTGCCAGCCATATATAAGCTCATCAACCCTATAGATAGATGGCTAAGAAAATGGTATGAGTCAGGTAAGGTAGAGTAA
- a CDS encoding MFS transporter, which translates to MRKIKTGTKIMLLSLSMLTIMSNVAVVTMLPHLSDVFSYEPNIELYSRLMITLPSLAIALLAPFLGHLIHNFGKRRAAISALLAFTLFGTAGLYLETIYELLISRFFFGISIAVLMIVSTSLVGDYFSAQTRHKFMGMQSAFISLGGIVFIVGGGILSDINWRYPFSIYFLGLLVLIFVIAYLVEFKGSHTQESEDKNINSNLFFIYLLAFAFMLVFYILPTQMPFLMIDVFHASGSMTGQIIATAFVFNALGALSFSKLKNYFNFSTLYILGLSIVGIGFFAIGQVNDIRFFFLTSPIVGFGGGILMTNTTAWMLSKAHSTKRVKASAYLTSSLFLGQFLSPLATMPIVHHYGVQNFFSICGITILVLILLFKVSLYLLSSSSFKVR; encoded by the coding sequence ATGAGAAAAATAAAAACTGGCACAAAAATAATGCTACTCTCACTCTCAATGTTGACTATCATGTCAAATGTAGCGGTAGTTACTATGCTACCTCATTTGAGTGACGTTTTTTCTTATGAACCAAACATAGAGCTTTATTCAAGACTTATGATAACGCTGCCCTCTCTTGCCATAGCTCTACTTGCACCTTTTTTAGGTCATCTAATCCATAACTTTGGCAAAAGAAGAGCGGCTATCTCTGCGCTTCTTGCATTTACTCTCTTTGGAACGGCAGGTCTCTACTTAGAGACCATATATGAACTCCTTATTTCACGATTTTTCTTTGGTATCTCCATAGCTGTTTTAATGATAGTCTCAACGTCTCTAGTCGGTGATTATTTCTCAGCACAGACGCGCCATAAGTTTATGGGTATGCAGAGTGCTTTTATCTCTCTTGGTGGAATAGTATTTATAGTGGGAGGAGGCATCCTCTCAGATATAAACTGGCGTTACCCATTTTCTATATACTTTTTAGGGCTCTTAGTCCTTATATTTGTTATTGCTTATCTTGTAGAGTTTAAAGGGAGTCACACTCAAGAGAGTGAAGATAAAAACATCAATAGCAATCTCTTTTTCATCTATCTCCTAGCGTTTGCGTTTATGCTTGTGTTTTATATCTTACCAACGCAGATGCCTTTTTTAATGATAGATGTTTTTCATGCGAGTGGTTCTATGACAGGGCAGATAATCGCCACGGCATTTGTTTTTAACGCCCTTGGAGCACTAAGTTTTTCAAAATTAAAAAACTATTTTAACTTTAGCACTTTATATATTTTGGGACTCTCTATAGTCGGTATTGGTTTCTTCGCCATAGGTCAGGTTAATGATATTAGATTTTTCTTTCTAACCTCGCCTATCGTTGGTTTTGGAGGGGGAATACTCATGACAAATACAACTGCGTGGATGCTAAGTAAAGCCCATAGTACAAAGCGAGTTAAAGCTTCTGCTTATCTGACTAGCTCTCTGTTTTTAGGACAGTTCCTCTCACCACTAGCTACTATGCCTATAGTACACCATTATGGAGTTCAAAACTTTTTTAGTATATGTGGTATCACTATTTTAGTTTTAATACTCTTGTTTAAAGTATCTCTTTATTTATTATCAAGTTCATCTTTTAAAGTACGGTAA
- the clpP gene encoding ATP-dependent Clp endopeptidase proteolytic subunit ClpP, with translation MSYIPYVVEKTGRGERSYDIYSRLLKDRIVMLSGEVNDQVASTIVAQFLFLEAEDPEKDIYFYINSPGGVVTAGMAIFDTMNYIRPHVATICIGQAASMGAFLLTAGEKGKRYALPHARIMIHQPLGGAQGQASDIQIQAAEIQRMKAELNAIIAANTGKSIKQVEKDTDRDNFMSAEEARVYGMIDEVLTKKDKE, from the coding sequence ATGAGCTATATTCCTTATGTAGTTGAAAAGACGGGACGCGGTGAGCGTTCTTATGATATCTACTCTCGTCTTTTAAAAGATAGAATTGTTATGCTTAGTGGAGAAGTAAATGATCAAGTTGCTTCTACTATAGTTGCACAGTTTCTTTTTCTTGAAGCTGAAGATCCTGAAAAAGATATCTACTTCTACATTAACTCTCCAGGTGGAGTAGTAACTGCTGGAATGGCTATCTTTGACACTATGAATTATATTCGTCCACATGTTGCAACTATTTGTATAGGTCAAGCTGCTTCTATGGGTGCTTTTTTACTAACAGCAGGAGAAAAAGGTAAGCGTTACGCTCTTCCTCACGCACGTATTATGATTCACCAACCTCTAGGTGGCGCGCAAGGTCAAGCTTCTGACATTCAGATTCAAGCTGCCGAAATACAACGTATGAAAGCTGAGTTAAATGCTATTATCGCTGCAAATACGGGCAAAAGCATAAAGCAAGTTGAAAAAGACACAGATCGCGATAACTTCATGAGTGCTGAAGAGGCTAGAGTTTATGGTATGATAGATGAAGTGCTTACAAAGAAAGATAAAGAGTAA
- the def gene encoding peptide deformylase, translated as MKLNIVEYPDKRLRQKSTDVEVFDKKLHDFLDAMYPVMMDTNGIGLAAIQVAKPIRALILNIPDDDGEQPYENLLEIINPIITHKSGETVYQEGCLSVPKFYEDISRYENIVINYQDRDGNTKTLEADGLLSIAIQHEIDHLEGILFIDKLSYSRRKKFEKEYKRMLKEKK; from the coding sequence ATGAAATTAAACATAGTAGAATACCCAGATAAAAGACTTCGTCAAAAATCTACCGATGTAGAAGTATTTGATAAAAAACTTCATGATTTTTTAGATGCAATGTATCCAGTTATGATGGATACAAATGGGATAGGATTAGCCGCTATTCAAGTAGCAAAACCAATTCGCGCACTTATTTTAAATATACCTGATGATGACGGCGAACAGCCATATGAAAATCTTCTAGAGATAATAAATCCCATAATTACTCACAAATCTGGTGAAACGGTATATCAAGAGGGCTGTTTAAGCGTGCCAAAGTTCTACGAAGATATTTCAAGATATGAAAATATTGTTATCAACTATCAAGATAGAGATGGAAACACAAAAACTCTTGAAGCAGATGGACTCCTAAGTATAGCAATACAGCATGAGATAGACCATTTAGAGGGTATTCTTTTTATAGACAAGCTTTCATACTCACGACGAAAAAAGTTTGAAAAAGAGTATAAAAGAATGTTAAAAGAGAAAAAATAA
- a CDS encoding thioredoxin family protein codes for MFQKKTILLGFFLLSTLLNASTMYSLSGVKKVYPVVEISARSVPAEYKALAQNEIIAIAKELNIDTSGYDSTSLALLVNEKNINDTTLISMRLLIGETVIRASNKENIFALTYDNKESFILEEIDEIEDKFEDTLDSLLTKFSEQYKEENKPSIKTTISEHDFASQMRYETNYDEAVRKAKKYHKNIMFVLVSNYCPWCRKFEQKVLMNPKVDKTIQSKYIPLILNKEKDKFPQKFNSSFTPIMNFLDYKTLKSYKNIIGYNNKDEFTYFIKKDK; via the coding sequence ATGTTTCAAAAAAAAACTATTCTCTTAGGCTTTTTTCTACTTAGCACTTTACTAAATGCTTCAACAATGTACTCTCTATCTGGCGTCAAGAAAGTCTATCCAGTAGTAGAAATTTCAGCTAGAAGCGTCCCTGCTGAGTACAAAGCGTTAGCACAAAATGAAATTATTGCCATTGCAAAAGAGTTAAACATTGATACAAGTGGTTATGATTCAACATCTTTAGCGCTTTTAGTTAATGAAAAAAATATTAACGATACAACTCTAATAAGCATGAGGTTGCTTATTGGTGAAACGGTTATAAGAGCTTCAAACAAAGAGAATATTTTTGCGCTTACTTACGATAATAAAGAGAGCTTTATACTTGAGGAGATCGATGAGATAGAAGATAAGTTTGAAGATACTCTAGATAGTCTTCTAACAAAGTTTTCCGAGCAATACAAAGAGGAGAATAAGCCCTCAATCAAAACAACTATATCCGAGCATGACTTTGCGTCACAGATGCGGTATGAAACTAACTATGACGAGGCTGTAAGAAAAGCAAAAAAATATCACAAAAACATTATGTTTGTACTTGTATCTAACTACTGTCCTTGGTGTCGTAAATTTGAGCAAAAAGTTTTGATGAATCCAAAAGTAGATAAAACTATACAATCTAAATATATTCCTCTTATTCTTAATAAAGAAAAAGACAAGTTTCCACAAAAATTTAACAGCTCATTTACTCCAATAATGAACTTTTTAGATTACAAAACGCTAAAAAGTTATAAAAATATCATTGGATACAATAATAAAGATGAGTTTACTTACTTTATAAAAAAAGACAAATAG
- a CDS encoding diguanylate cyclase gives MSDSARSRRNITKEGEITEDPMVNALNMDAPSSDIELYSKEVLHSLIADNLPPTPNNFSLYFDRLLEEKSDNLRKQIHSMLELEESNDAENTILLEQSLKQGFTSVKSILNVTATLYKNMSLMTKILDKRKNELSNNPELKDALAIVGTLEGDVSKLNSILRTQSSKMKSIYDDTAKIVKNVENETIFDNQYGVYNKRYLLTKIEQEIGLISEFNHQSSLIMIELSRDLKASVKNEKAITLMTRTIARLLLKTSRRSDIVAHYGNGVFSMLLKHTDIESAKKASERLCDLVASSNFFLADREILLKISIGITDVDSTLSVEEIVVSSMDGIEKAYLAEDKDYFVSLRS, from the coding sequence ATGTCAGACTCAGCTAGAAGTAGAAGAAATATTACTAAAGAGGGTGAAATAACAGAAGATCCAATGGTTAACGCCTTAAATATGGATGCTCCGTCTAGTGATATTGAACTCTACTCTAAAGAGGTTTTACACTCTCTTATAGCTGATAATCTACCTCCTACTCCAAATAACTTTTCTCTCTATTTTGATAGACTTTTAGAAGAGAAAAGTGACAACTTACGTAAACAGATTCACTCTATGCTAGAACTAGAAGAGAGTAATGACGCTGAAAATACAATACTTTTAGAGCAGAGTTTAAAACAAGGCTTTACATCGGTAAAAAGTATATTAAACGTTACGGCGACACTTTACAAAAACATGTCTTTAATGACAAAGATTTTAGATAAACGCAAGAATGAACTTAGTAATAATCCAGAACTCAAAGACGCATTGGCAATAGTGGGAACGCTTGAAGGTGATGTATCTAAGCTCAATAGCATTCTTAGAACGCAAAGCTCTAAGATGAAGAGTATCTATGACGATACCGCTAAAATTGTTAAAAACGTTGAGAATGAGACGATATTTGATAATCAATATGGCGTTTATAACAAACGCTACCTTTTAACAAAAATAGAGCAAGAGATAGGGCTTATTAGTGAGTTTAATCACCAGAGTTCTCTTATTATGATTGAACTTTCACGTGACTTAAAAGCAAGCGTAAAGAACGAAAAAGCGATAACTCTTATGACTAGAACTATTGCTAGGCTTCTGCTAAAAACTTCAAGACGAAGCGATATTGTTGCTCATTATGGCAATGGCGTCTTTTCTATGCTTTTAAAACATACAGACATAGAGAGCGCAAAAAAAGCGAGTGAAAGACTTTGTGACTTAGTTGCTAGCTCTAACTTCTTCTTAGCAGATAGAGAGATACTCTTAAAGATATCTATTGGTATAACGGACGTTGATTCTACGCTTTCTGTTGAAGAAATTGTTGTGTCATCCATGGATGGCATTGAAAAAGCATACCTTGCTGAAGATAAAGATTATTTTGTATCTCTTAGGTCTTGA